The proteins below are encoded in one region of Methanobacterium aggregans:
- the rnhB gene encoding ribonuclease HII — protein sequence MKIVGIDEAGRGSVLGPLVVCGVAVEEDRLKYLERLRLKDSKKLSPKRRTILSRKIRKIAECYPVNITAQDIDILRSKDVNLNEIEKIAIKKIIGESEPDIAIIDSMDVKPERLKAEVEGYRENLEVVAEHRADDTYVIVSAASIIAKVERDTAISNIREEFPDVGSGYPSDPTTIAFLEKIPYEEMPDFVRKSWSTVSKRKK from the coding sequence ATGAAGATAGTGGGAATAGATGAAGCAGGAAGGGGATCCGTACTTGGTCCTTTAGTTGTGTGTGGTGTGGCAGTAGAGGAAGATAGATTAAAGTACCTTGAAAGACTGAGACTAAAGGATTCTAAAAAATTATCTCCAAAACGGAGAACCATACTTTCAAGGAAGATAAGGAAAATAGCAGAATGTTACCCTGTTAATATAACTGCCCAGGATATAGACATCCTGCGGTCGAAGGATGTTAACCTCAATGAAATTGAAAAAATAGCAATTAAAAAAATCATAGGAGAATCAGAACCAGATATTGCCATAATTGATTCCATGGATGTTAAACCTGAGAGACTCAAGGCAGAGGTTGAGGGTTACAGGGAAAATCTTGAGGTTGTGGCAGAACACAGGGCCGATGATACCTATGTGATTGTTTCAGCAGCATCCATCATTGCAAAGGTTGAAAGAGACACTGCAATATCCAATATCAGAGAAGAGTTTCCAGATGTTGGATCCGGTTATCCAAGCGACCCTACAACGATTGCATTTCTTGAAAAAATACCCTACGAGGAAATGCCAGATTTTGTCAGAAAATCCTGGTCAACCGTGTCAAAAAGGAAGAAATGA
- a CDS encoding MotA/TolQ/ExbB proton channel family protein yields the protein MIYEFFTSGFGTIMEMFKSGGVITYIITIIGLYGIIYSFEKIHYLRKMSKVDLPQIMGVVNDTMENGGSLEALRSIGKYQNPLSKIISEALKIGYRSKSEVEDAMERVFIVEMGRMTKGLDSIRTIIEIAPLLGLIGTVLGMWYTFKALGVNANPTAMAEGIYIALITTIAGLAVAIIILPLYSYINGKIEGELDKIEIAKKMTNWRTAEMKIKVDSGIDNAVHALKESNGVVEVRKLLDSEANIWISINPNMLEKSINNIIREKCNCNVKIVESKLRQ from the coding sequence ATGATATACGAATTCTTTACCAGCGGTTTTGGAACCATAATGGAGATGTTCAAAAGCGGAGGAGTAATAACCTACATAATAACCATAATCGGTTTGTACGGAATCATTTATTCCTTTGAGAAGATCCACTATCTGCGTAAGATGTCCAAGGTGGATCTGCCCCAGATAATGGGGGTTGTGAATGATACCATGGAAAATGGAGGTTCACTCGAGGCACTGCGCTCAATAGGAAAGTATCAAAACCCCTTATCCAAAATAATCTCCGAAGCCCTTAAGATCGGTTACAGGAGCAAGAGTGAAGTTGAAGATGCAATGGAACGAGTTTTCATAGTTGAAATGGGCAGAATGACCAAGGGACTTGACAGCATCCGAACCATAATTGAAATCGCACCTCTACTTGGACTTATCGGAACTGTTCTTGGTATGTGGTACACCTTCAAGGCACTGGGTGTGAATGCCAACCCCACAGCCATGGCAGAAGGTATATACATAGCACTCATAACAACCATAGCAGGTCTTGCCGTTGCCATAATCATATTACCCCTTTACTCTTACATCAACGGTAAAATAGAGGGCGAACTGGATAAAATCGAGATAGCCAAAAAGATGACCAACTGGCGAACTGCAGAAATGAAGATAAAAGTGGATTCAGGAATAGATAACGCTGTTCATGCACTTAAGGAATCCAATGGCGTGGTTGAGGTCCGAAAACTTCTTGATTCAGAAGCTAATATTTGGATATCCATTAACCCCAACATGCTTGAAAAGAGCATAAACAACATAATAAGGGAAAAATGTAACTGTAACGTGAAAATCGTTGAAAGTAAACTTAGACAATGA
- a CDS encoding ExbD/TolR family protein, with amino-acid sequence MTLDTQRYRNKMRQKQARVNLVPLIDVIFTILIFLMVTSSFQAAADTSSSSGKPEVIQTNGTSEYYLIPVSGLKTVTVNGVDMSKDIRNSAIAVHTDVIDYGEIIIKSKEGTIIITSPSNVPTDKAVSIPQS; translated from the coding sequence ATGACCCTTGATACTCAAAGATACAGGAATAAAATGCGGCAAAAACAGGCCCGAGTTAATCTAGTTCCACTTATAGATGTTATTTTCACCATACTCATATTTTTGATGGTTACAAGCAGTTTTCAGGCTGCTGCAGATACAAGTTCCTCTTCAGGTAAGCCCGAGGTGATCCAGACAAATGGAACCTCAGAATATTATTTAATACCTGTTTCAGGCCTTAAGACTGTCACAGTCAACGGTGTGGATATGTCAAAGGATATAAGAAACAGTGCCATTGCTGTTCATACAGATGTCATAGATTACGGGGAGATAATAATAAAATCCAAGGAAGGAACCATAATAATCACATCACCCTCAAATGTAC